A window from Candidatus Nitrosotenuis uzonensis encodes these proteins:
- a CDS encoding response regulator, which translates to MALKILVAEDNVFTATQYARVLEKSGHSVVIARDGQECIERYSDELIKSEFNSIDKNPFDVVLLDNNMPKKSGVEVAKEILDKRPNQRIIFASAYDINSLLKTPGTIPESVEVLEKPFSLNTMISKIQA; encoded by the coding sequence ATGGCATTGAAGATACTTGTTGCAGAAGACAATGTGTTTACTGCTACCCAGTATGCACGCGTGTTGGAAAAAAGCGGTCACAGTGTTGTGATTGCAAGGGACGGACAGGAATGCATAGAAAGATATTCTGATGAGCTTATCAAGTCAGAATTCAACTCAATAGATAAGAATCCATTTGATGTGGTGTTGTTAGATAACAACATGCCAAAAAAAAGTGGAGTCGAGGTTGCAAAAGAAATACTGGATAAAAGGCCGAATCAAAGGATTATTTTTGCATCAGCGTACGATATTAACTCGCTTCTGAAGACGCCCGGTACGATACCTGAAAGCGTCGAAGTGCTAGAAAAACCGTTTTCGTTAAACACGATGATTAGCAAGATACAGGCCTAA
- a CDS encoding PLP-dependent cysteine synthase family protein, with translation MLTDQEILKRIGNTPLVKLESLSNSKTTYFAKLEGHNPFGSVKDRAAYWMIKDAEEKGRLKRGETIIIEPTSGNTGIALTGIANLLGYQVEIVIPEKASEETKKIISSLGAKLYETSDDLCPKVGSGTDQSIALATSIASARPDKYFSPNQYSNEANFLGHYRGTGPEIWNQTEGKVTHFFTGVGTGGTITGISSYLKEQNPKIKTIAVQPQQNHLIQGLRNFEESAKPDLFLRREKVVDDWITVTNDQAFASVREIFEKEKMLVSPSSAAVYTGMKNYKIDEGCVVGIFADDGRKFKSLYAQQKVFTEEDFDRALKEAKHVSKIVYM, from the coding sequence GTGCTAACTGATCAAGAGATCCTAAAAAGAATTGGTAACACCCCGCTTGTGAAATTAGAATCATTATCAAATTCCAAGACCACGTATTTTGCAAAGCTAGAGGGGCACAACCCATTCGGTTCAGTCAAAGACCGTGCAGCATACTGGATGATAAAGGATGCAGAAGAAAAAGGTAGGCTAAAGCGCGGCGAGACAATAATCATAGAACCGACATCGGGAAATACGGGAATCGCACTTACTGGAATTGCAAACCTTCTTGGATATCAGGTGGAAATTGTGATTCCAGAAAAGGCAAGCGAGGAGACAAAAAAGATCATCTCTTCACTTGGCGCAAAGCTTTACGAGACAAGTGACGATCTATGCCCGAAGGTCGGCTCTGGAACAGACCAGAGCATCGCACTTGCCACCTCAATTGCATCGGCAAGGCCAGACAAGTATTTCTCGCCAAACCAATATTCAAACGAGGCAAATTTTCTTGGTCACTACAGGGGGACCGGTCCTGAAATATGGAATCAGACTGAGGGTAAGGTCACCCACTTTTTCACTGGCGTGGGCACTGGCGGTACAATCACTGGAATCTCATCGTATCTTAAGGAGCAGAACCCAAAAATCAAGACGATCGCAGTACAGCCGCAGCAAAATCACCTCATCCAAGGTCTAAGAAACTTTGAAGAGTCAGCAAAACCGGACTTGTTCCTCAGACGCGAGAAGGTAGTTGATGACTGGATCACAGTTACAAATGACCAGGCATTTGCATCGGTAAGGGAAATATTTGAAAAAGAAAAGATGCTTGTTAGCCCATCATCTGCCGCAGTGTATACAGGAATGAAAAACTACAAAATTGATGAGGGATGCGTAGTTGGAATCTTTGCAGATGATGGAAGGAAATTCAAAAGCCTGTACGCTCAACAAAAAGTATTCACAGAAGAAGACTTTGATAGGGCCCTAAAGGAAGCAAAACACGTATCCAAAATTGTTTACATGTAA
- a CDS encoding sulfurtransferase TusA family protein, translated as MSATTKKLDARGLFCPEPVFRTKIEVEKMQVGEILTVLADDPNAEEDISRWVKRNGHELLGLQKRDSELEFSIKKVK; from the coding sequence ATGAGTGCAACCACAAAAAAACTCGATGCACGGGGACTGTTTTGCCCCGAACCTGTCTTTAGAACAAAGATTGAAGTTGAAAAAATGCAGGTTGGTGAGATCCTGACAGTTCTTGCAGACGACCCAAATGCGGAAGAGGACATATCAAGATGGGTCAAGCGAAACGGTCATGAGCTTTTGGGATTGCAAAAAAGAGATTCAGAGCTGGAATTCTCAATTAAAAAGGTGAAATAA